CCCAGATGAAGGACGCGGTCGGCCAGTCCGTCACCGTCCGGGTCGGCGGCCGCTCCGCCGACGGCCGGGACGCCGAGTTCTCCGCCTCCGGCAAGATCATCACCTTCCACGGCTTCCTCAAGGCCTACGTCGAGGGCGCCGACGACCCCAACGCCGAGCTCGACGACCGCGAGCGCCGGCTGCCGCGCGTCGCCGAGGGCGACCCGCTCGCCGCCGAGCGGCTCACCCCCGAGGGCCACGCCACCAAGCCCCCGGCGCGTTACACCGAGGCCTCGCTGGTCAAGGAGCTGGAGGACCGCGAGATCGGCCGCCCCTCCACCTACGCCTCGATCATCGACACGATCATCAACCGCAAGTACGTCTTCAAGAAGGGCACGGCGCTCGTCCCGTCCTTCCTCTCCTTCGCCGTGGTGAACCTGCTGGAGAAGCACTTCGGCCGGCTCGTCGACTACGACTTCACCGCCAAGATGGAGGACGACCTCGACCGGATCGCGGCCGGCCAGGCCGAGTCCGTGCCGTGGCTGAAGCGCTTCTACTTCGGCGAGGTCGCGGGCACCGCCGCGGGCAGCGCCGCCGAGGCCGGCAACGGCGACGGCGACCACCTCGGCGGCCTGAAGGAGCTCGTCACCGACCTCGGCGCGATCGACGCCCGGGAGATCAGCTCCTTCCCGCTGAGCGACGAGATCACCCTGCGGGTCGGCCGCTACGGCCCGTACGTCGAGAAGGCCGCCGCGGTCGAGGGCGAGCCGGGCCAGCGCGCCGACGTCCCCGACGACCTGCCGCCGGACGAGCTCACCGTCGAGCTCGCCGAGGAACTGCTCGCCAAGCCCAGCGGCGAGCGCGTGCTCGGCACCGACCCGGAGGGCGGCCACCCGCTCGTCGCCAAGGACGGCCGCTACGGCCCCTACGTCACCGAGGTGCTGCCCGAGGGCACCCCGAAGACCGGCAAGAACGCGGTCAAGCCGCGCACCGCCTCGCTCTTCAAGACGATGTCGCTGGACACCGTCACCCTCGAGGACGCGCTGCGGCTGCTCTCGCTGCCCCGCGTGGTCGGCACCGACCCCGAGGGCAACGAGATCACCGCGCAGAACGGCCGCTACGGCCCCTACCTCAAGCGCGGCACCGACTCCCGGTCGCTGACCGACGAGGACCAGCTGTTCACCATCACCCTGGACGAGGCGCTGGTCATCTACGCCCAGCCCAAGCTGCGCGGGCGCGCGGCCGCCGCCGCCCCCCTCAAGGAGCTCGGCACCGACCCGGTCAGCGAGCGCCCGGTGGTCGTCAAGGACGGTCGCTTCGGCCCGTACGTGACCGACGGCGAGACCAACGCGACGCTCCGCAAGGACGACGACGTCGAGACGATCACCCCGGAGCGCGGCTACGAGCTCCTCGCCGAGAAGCGCGCCCGCGGGCCGGTGAAGAAGACGGCCAAGAAGGCACCCGCCAAGAAGGTCGCGGCCAAGAAGACGACGGCGAAGAAGACCGCCGTCAGGAAGACGGCCGCCGCCAAGACCACGGCTGCCAAGACGACGGCCACGAAGACGGCCGCGAAGAAGACGGCCGCCAAGAAGGCCGCGGCTCCCGCCCCCGACGAGGACTGAGCCGGAACTCCGCCACGCGGGCCCGCACCTTCGGGTGCGGGCCCGCGCTACGTCACAACCGTGTCATGACCGGCTTCCGGAACCCCGTCCGCCCCTTGGGCCCTGGGGCCCGACCGCTACGCTGACGGTATGACGAGTGAGGAGCAGACCACCGGTCCCAGCCCTGCCCCGCCCGACCGTCCGGAGGTCTCGCCGGCCGGGACACCCGGTGAACGGGCCCGGGCGCTGCTCAGGCTCCGGCCCTACCGCCGACTGTGGACGGCCCAGCTCGTCGGCGGCACCGCGGACCGCCTCGCGCTGCTGGTCCTCGTCCCGCTGACGGTGGTCGCCGCGGCGCTCGGCGGCCAGTTCGGCGACGGGTACCGGGCATTCGCGCTCGCCGTCGCCGCCGTGTTCACCGCGCGGATGCTCGCCACCGTCCTTTTCGGCGCCGCCCTGCTCGGCCCGGTGCACACCCTGGTCGGCGAGAAGCTCGACCGTCGCTGGGTGCTCGTCGGGGCGGACGTGCTGCGCGCCGTGCTGATCGGCGTCGCCGCCTGGTGGTCGACCTGGATGCCCGGCACCGCCACCTGGCTGCTGCTCGGCACCGTGTTCCTCACCGGCGCCGCCGAGCGGGTCTGGGCGATCGCGAAGGCCGCCGCCGTCCCCGGCCTGCTGCCGCCCGCCGACCCGTACGCCCCCGCCGAGCGGCGCAAGCCCTCGCCCGCCTCGCTGGACGCCGTCCGCACCGTGGACGACCGGACCGGCTGGGGCACCGTGCCGCTCGCCGCGACCGCCCTGATCGTCTTCACCCTGCTCAATAACGTCCTCGCCGCGCTCGGCACGGACTGGCTGAGGGGCCATCAGGCGACCTCCGCCGCGGTCGGCGCCGCCCTGCTGTTCGCGGCCTCCGCCGTCCTGCTCTTCCTGCAGGAGCTGCCGGCCGGCCCCGGCGCCGCCCCGCACTCCCCGCTGCAGGGCCTGCGCGCCCCCGTCGACGTCACCCCCGGCAAGGCGCTCAGCAAGGGCCGCACCGGCTCCGCCCCGTACTTCACCTTCGCCGTCGCCGCCGCGTACGCCTCGATGGCGGGCGTCGCCTCGCTCGGCCTGCTGACCGCGCTGGAGCACCGGGCCGGCCCGATCGGCTACGGCCTGGTCGTCCTCGCCGCGGGCCTCGCCCCGGCCGTCGGCGTCCGGCTCACCCGGGCCACCCTGCCCGCGTTCTCCCGCCGCCGTCTGCTCACGCTCGCCCTCCTCGTCGAGGGCGTGGCGCTGATCCTGGCGGGCCTCGTGCTGGACTTCGTCCTCGTCCTGCTGCTCACCGTGCTGGCCGGCGTCGCCGCCGGGCTGACCGTGTCGGTCGGCCGCACCCTGCTCGCGCAGGAGGTCGAGGAGGCCCGGCTGCCCAAGGTCACCGAGCACCTCTACGCGGTGCTGCGGGCCGTGGTCGGCAGTGCGCTGATCGCCGTCCCGCTGATCGCCGCCGCGTACGGCGAGGTCACCCTCGGCCGGGTCGAGCCCGGCAGCTTCACCTTCATCCACGACGGCGCCGCACTCGCGGTCTCCACGGCCGGCCTGCTCACCCTGGTGCTGGCCGCGGTCGTGCTGCTGCGCACCGACGACCGCCGCGGGGTGACCCGGTTCAGCAAGGAGCTGTTCCAGGCCGTCCGCGGCGGCACCGAGCCGGCCCCGCACCGCACCACCGGCACCGGCTTCTTCATCGCGCTGGAGGGCGGCGACGGCGCCGGCAAGTCCACCCAGGCCCAGGCACTGGCCGAGTGGATCCGCGCCAAGGGCCACGAGGTGGTGCTCACCCGGGAGCCCGGCGGCAGCCCGGTCGGCCAGCGGCTGCGCGGCCTCGTCCTGGACGTCGGCAACACCGGCCTCTCGCACCGCGCCGAGGCGCTGATCTACGCCGCCGACCGTGCCGAGCACGTCGAGAACGTCATCCGGCCCGCTCTGGCCCGCGGCGCAGTGGTGATCACCGACCGCTACATGGACTCGTCCATCGCCTACCAGGGCGCCGGCCGCGACCTCGCCGCCACCGAGATCGCCCGGATCTCCCGCTGGGCCACCGGTGGGCTCGTCCCGGACCTCACCGTGGTGCTGGACGTCGACCCGGCCGCCGCCCGCGAGCGGTTCACCGAGGCGCTGGACCGGCTGGAGTCCGAGCCGACCGAGTTCCACGCCCGGGTCCGGGCCGGCTTCCTGGCACTGGCCGCCGCCGACCCCGCCCGGTACCTGATCGTCGACGCCGGCCAGCAGCCCGCCCAGGTGACCACCGCGATCCGCCACCGGCTCGACCGCGAGCTGCCGCTCTCCGACCAGGAGAAGGCCGCCCGCGTCGAGCAGGATCGCCTCGCCCGCGAGGCCGCCGAACGCCGGGCCGCCGAGGAGGCCCGCCTCAAGGCCGAGGCCGAGGAGGCCGAGCGGAAGCGGCAGGCGCTGCTGGAGGAGCTGCGCGCCGAGCAGGCCGAGAAGGAGCGACTCGCCAAGCTGGAGGCCGAGCGGGCCGCCGCCGAGGAGGCCCGCAAGGCCGCCGAGGCCGCCCGTCTCCGGGCCGAGGCGGAGGCGAAGGAACTCGCCGAGGCGGAGGCCCACCGCCGCGCCGCCGAGGAGGCCCGGCTGAAGGTCGAGGCCGCCGAGCGCGAGCGCCGGGAGGCGGAGGCCGCCGCCCAGGCCGAGATCCAGCGGCAGCGGGAGCTGCAGCGGGCCGAGCAGCGCCGCCGTGCGGAGGAAGCCCTGCAGCGCGCGGAGGAGGCCCGGCTGAAGGCCGAGACGGAGGCTGCCGCCGCGTCCGCCGCCGCATCCGCCGCCGTGACCGCGGAGCTGCCGCAGGTCGCGCCCGCCGGGGACGGCGAGACCACTCGTGAGATTCCGGAGCCGGAGCGCCGGGCTGCGGTGCGGGCGGCCGAGGAGAACGGGTCGGCCGACCTGACGGCCGTCCTGCCGACCGTCCCCGCCGTGGACGAGACGGCCGTGCTGCCCAAGGCGGAGCGGGCGGACTTCCGCAAGGCGCCGCAGGTCGACGAGACGGCCGTGCTGCCGAAGGCGGACGAGACCGCGGTGCTGCCCAAGGCGGAGCGGGCGGACTTCCGCAAGGCGCCGCTGCCCGACGAGACCGCGGTGCTGCCGAAGGCCGGTCCGGCGGGTGTCGACCCGGTGCCGCCCGGGCTGTGGCGGGAGGAGTCGTCCCCGGAGACCACCCGGGAGCTCACGCCGGTCGACCGGCCGCGCCCGTCCTGGGCCGAGGAGACGCCGATGGACGATCTCCCGAGCCTCACCGACAGCCTGCTGGGCTCGCGCGACCAGTGGTCCCAGTGGGAGCCCGACGAGGACGAGGACGGCGGCGAGGGCCCGGACCGCCGCGGCTGGGGCCGTAAGCGCCGCCGCGACTGAGCCGCCCCCGGCCGGGCGGCCGGGTAGCGACGGCAACGGACGGGCACCGTGGTCTGAAAGACTGCGGTGCCCGTTTCGACGTCCGCAGCCCCCTGAGGAAGCCCGTACCCGTGACCGTCGCCGCAGCCGCTCCGCCCGTCCGTGCCACCGAGGCCGCCGCACCGGGAGCGGCCCGCAGAGCCGGCACCGGTCGGCTGCAGGCACTGGACGGCCTGCGGTTCGTGGCCGTCCTGCTGGTCGTCTTCTACCACTACGTCGCGTTCGGCTCCGACTGGGGCCGTCCGCGTGCCGAGCTCTTCCCGCTGCTCCACCTGCCGGCCGCCTATGGCTGGATGGGCGTGCAGCTGTTCTTCCTGATCAGCGGCTTCGTGATCTGCCTGAGCTGCTGGGGCCGCCCGCTCGCCGACTTCCTGAGCTCGCGGGTGGTGCGGCTGTTCCCGGCGTACTGGTTCGCGGTGCTGCTCACCACGGCGGTGCTGGCCGCGGTTCCCGGTGGCAGCCGGCCGCGGGCGGCACGGGACGTGCTGACCAACCTGACGATGATGGAGTACCCGTTCGGGGCGCCCTACGTCGACGGCGTGTACTGGAGCCTGTGGGTCGAGGGCCGCTTCTACCTGATCTTCGCCGTGGTGGTGGCGCTCGGCCTCACCTACCGCCGGGTGCTCGCCTTCTGCCTGCTCTGGTCCGCGGCCGGGGTGCTCGCCGTGGCGGCGCCCGGCGAGCAGCTGCTGCAGGTGCTGGCGATGCCCGAGTACTGCTGGTTCTTCATCGGCGGCCTGGCCTTCTACCTGATCCGGCGGTTCGGCCCGGACCTGCTGCTCTGGCTGCTGGTCGGGTTCACCTTCCTGGCGGGCTGCCGGTCCGTGCTGCCCACCTACCGCTTCGTCGCCGCCCAGGCCGGCTACCCGGTGCCGGAGTGGGGTGTGGTGGCGCTGCTCGCCGTGTTCTACCTGCTGATGGCCGCCGTCGCACTGGACTGGTTCCGTGCCGTGCAGTGGCGCTGGTTGACCACCGCCGGCGCCGTCACCTACCCGCTGTACCTGCTGCACGAGTACATCGGCTGGGAGGTCATCGACACCGTCGGCACCAGGGTCGACCCCGGGCTGCTGATCGGCGCCCTGCTGGTCGCGATGATCGCCGCCTCGTGGCTGGTGCACCGCTTCGTGGAGCGGCCCGCCGCCCGCTGGCTGCGGCCCCGGCTGGCGGCCTCCTTCGCCAAGGTGCGCGGCGTGCCGATGCCGGCCCGGCGCCCCGTCGCCGGGTCGCACACCCCGGTGGAGGTGCCCGCCCGCACACCCGGGGACGGCCACGCCGGGCCCGCCGGGGACCGCGGGATCCCGGTGTCCCGCCACGGTGTCGGCGACGGGCGTTAGGCTCGGGGGACCCGGCGGGCAGGCGGCCGGGACGGACGGTGGGCAGGCAGGGAGTACGGCGTGAGCGTGTGGGACGACCTGGTCGGCCAGGACCGCGTGGTCGAGCAGCTGTCTGCGGCCGCCCGCGCGGCACGGGCCACCGTCGCCGCCGGACGGGCCGCCGGCACGAGTACCGCCGAGCCCGGCGGCAACGCCTCGATGATGACCCACGCCTGGCTGTTCACCGGCCCGCCCGGCGCCGGCCAGACCACCGCGGCCCGCGCCTTCGCGGCCGCCCTCCAGTGCACCAGCCCCGACCTCGAACTCGGCGGCACACCCGGCTGCGGTTTCTGCGACGGCTGCCACACCGTCCTCTCCGGCAGCCACGCCGACGTGAAGTACGTCCGCACCGACGGCCTCTCCATCGGCGTCGGCGACATGCGCGACCTGGTGCTGCGCGCCGCCAGCTACCCGACCGGCGGCCGCTGGTCGGTGATCCTCGTCGACGCCGCCCACCGGCTCACCGAGGCCGCCGCCAACGCCCTGCTCAAGGGCGTCGAGGAGCCCTCGCCGCGCACCGTCTGGCTGCTGTGCGCGCCCTCCGTCCAGGACGTACTGCCCACCATCCGCTCCCGCTGCCGGCTGCTGGTGCTGCGCACCCCGTCCGCCGAGGCGGTCGCCGACATGCTGGTCCGCCGGGACGGCGTCGACCCCGGCCCCGCCCACGCCGCCGCCCTCGCCGGCCAGGGTGACATCGACCGGTCCCGCCGGCTCGCCGTCGACGAGCAGGCCCGCGCCCGCCGGGCCGAGGTGCTGCGCATCCCGCTGGAGGTCGCCGACGTCGGAGGCTGCCTCGCCGCGGCGCAGCGCCTCGTCGACACCGCCAAGGCCGACGCCGAGGCCCTCGCCGAGACCCAGGACGCCAAGGAGACCGAGGACCTGCGGGCCGCGTACGGCGCCGCGGAGGGCAGCCGGGCCCCGCGGGGCATGGCCGGTGCGGTCAAGGAACTGGAGAAGCGGCAGAAGAGCCGCGCCACCCGCACCCGGCGGGAGACCCTCAACAGCGCCCTGCTCGACCTGCTCGGCTTCTACCGGGACGTCCTCGCCCTGCAGTTCGGCGCCGCCGGGCCGCTCGCCAACGAGGACCACCGGCCCGCCCTCGACCGGGTCGCCGCCGCCGGGCCGGCCGAGTCCACCCTCCGCAGGATCGAGGCCGTCCTCGCCTGCCGCGAGGCGCTCGACCGCAACGTCGACCCGCTGCTCGCCGTCGAGGCGATGACGCTCGCCCTCCGGGCCGGCTGACCCGCCCGCAGGGCCCTCCGCGTCGGCCGATTCGCGCGCCCGGCGTGCGGAGTTGACCCGGCGTCGGCCAGGTGTCGGAGCGGGCTTCCGGGTGACGGCATGTCACCTCGCTCGTTCGAGTGAACGTCGGACGGCGCCCGCCCGGCCCCCGCCGCCCCGCGCGGCCCGTTGTGCACCCTGTGGACGGTCGGTCCGAAAGCCGTGGTCCGGCGACCGTGCTCCCCCTGAGGTGGTGCGCCCCATGTCCCGTCCGCTCCTCGTCGTACCCCTGCTGGCCGCCGCCGCGGCCGGGCTCCGGTTCGGCCGCTCCACCCTCACCGGCTGGCGCGACCTCCGGGCCGCCCGCACCTACGGACTCACCGCCGAGCAGCGCCCGCTGCTGCTGCGCGCCGCTGCCGCCCTGGTCTGCCTGGTCGGTGCCGCGGTCCTGGCCGCCGCCGTCCTGCCCGGCCGCGCACCCGGCGGCTGGGGCCGAGCGCAGCACGTCCGGGCCGAGGCGGCGCCCACTCCGGCCCCCGCCGCTCCGACCCCTGCTGCTGCGGCGGCCGACCAGGGAGGGCCGGCCACGGCGCCGACCTCCGCAAGCACCCGGCCGCTGCCGCCCGAGGCCACCGCCTTCACCTCGATCGGGCACCCCGCCGAGGGCGAGCTGATGGAGGCCAAGGTCCCCGGGCCGGACGGCCGGCCCCGCACCGTCCGGGTCTGGCTCCCCGCCCAGTACCGCACCGACCAGCAGGCCCGCTTCCCGGTGATCGTCCTGCACTCCGGCACCCCCCGGAAGACCGCGGACACCGAGCTGCCCGACATCTTCGACGGCGTCGCCTCCGCGGTGAACCTCGGCCGCTCCCGGCCCTTCGTGGTGGTCGCCCCGGAGGCCCCGAGCGGCACCGAACACCCCTGCGATCTCGTCGCCGCCGCACCGCAGGCCGTCACCGACGACGCCGCGCTGCGCACCGCCGTGACCACCGCCTTCCGCACCCTGCCCGCCGGCCCCGGCGACTGGGGCGTGCTCGGCGTCGAGGCCGGCGCCCCCTGCGCGGCCGCCGCCGGGCTGGCCCGGCCCGACCTGTACGGTGCGGCCGCCGCGGTCTCCGGGCGCTACGACACCGACGCCCTCGCCGAAGCCGGTGCCGAGGCCCCCGCCGACACCGCCGGCCGGCTGCTGCTGGCCGCCGCCAAGGCCGACGGCGCGGGCGTCGGCGCCGCCCGCGCCCTGCAGACCGCACTGCACGGAGGCAAGGGCCCCGCCGCCAAGGCCGAGGTCAAGGTCTCCGACATCGTGCAGGACTACACCCACGAGCGGGAGCGCCTGCGGCTGGTCCGGGTCGCCGTGCAGTACCTCGCCGAGAGCCTCGCCCGGCCGAACTGAACCCCGCCCTGGCCGACCGCCCCGGGCGGTCGGCGGACCCCGGACCCGCCGGGGTGTCGGCACCGGGGCGCCCCGGGGAGCGACCGATACGCTGGGGACGGACCGGCGATCACACCGCCGACCCCGCGACCGGCCCGCGCACAGCACCGCCGTTCCGCGCCGCGCCGCGCCCGAGGGAGACCCACACCATGCGAGCCACCCGGCGGAACCGCCCCGCGACCGCCGTGCTGGCCGCCGCAGCCGCCTCGGCCCTGCTGCTGGCCGGCTGCACCTCCGGCGGCTCGCCGGCCGCCGGCCCGGGCGCCACCGGTACCCCCGGCGCCTCCGCGGGCGGCTCCCAGGCCGCGGCGAACGCCGCGCCGCTGCAGCCGCTGCCCGAACAGACCCCCGCCGCCCTCGCCCCGTACTACGCGCAGAAGCTCGACTGGAAGGCCTGCGACGGCGAGTTCGAGTGCGCGCAGTTCAAGGTCCCGCTCGACTACGCCCAGCCCGCCGGCGGGGACATCACCCTCGCCGCCGTCCGCAAGCCCGCCACCGGCGGCACCCGGCGGATCGGCTCCCTGCTGCTCAACCCCGGCGGCCCCGGCGGCTCCGCCGTCGACTACCTGGAGGCCGTCTCCCGCGGCTACGACCCGCAGATCCGCGCCGCCTACGACCTCGTCGGCCTCGACCCGCGCGGCGTCGGCCGCTCCGCGCCGGTCAGCTGCCTCTCCGGCGACCGGATGGACGCCTACGCCGCCACCGACATCACCCCCGACGACCAGGCCGAGACCGACGCCCTGATCGCCGCCGACAAGGAGTTCGCGGCCGCCTGCAAGGCCAAGTCCGGCGCCGTCCTCGGCCATGTCTCCACCGTCGAGGCCGCCCGCGACATGGACGTCCTGCGCGCCCTGGTCGGCGACGACAAACTGCACTACCTCGGCAAGAGCTACGGCACCTTCCTCGGCGCCACCTACGCCGGCCTCTTCCCGAGCCGGGTCGGCCGGATGGTCCTCGACGGCGCCATGGACCCGTCCCTCGACTCCAGGGCCGGCAACCGCACCCAGGCCGGCGGCTTCGAGACCGCCTGGGCCGCCTTCGCCAAGGACTGCGCCAAGCGCGAGGACTGCCCTCTCGGCCGCACCGAGCAGGAGATCGGCGAACGGCTCACCGCGCTCTTCCGGCAGATCGACGCCAAGCCGCTGCCCACCGACTCCGCCCGCCCGCTCACCGAGGCCCAGGCCACCACCGGCGTCATCGAGGCGATGTACGCCGAGTTCCTCTGGCCCCAGCTGCGCACCGCGCTCGCGGACGCGGTGGCCGGCGACGGCACCGCACTGCTCGCGCTCTCCGACGAGTACTACGAGCGCGCCGAGGACGGCAGCTACCCCAACCTGATGGCCGCCAACATGGCCGTCAACTGCCTCGACCTGCCCGCACCGTTCACCGGCCCCGAGGAGGCCCGCGCCGCCGAGGCGGACTTCGCCGCGGCCTCCCCGCACTTCGGCCGGGACATGGCCTGGATGGCGCTCTCCTGCGCCTACTGGCCGGACCGCCCCACCGGGCAGCCGCACACCGTCCGGGCCGTCGGCGCGGCACCGATCGTCGTCGTCGGCACCACCCGCGACCCGGCCACCCCGTACGCCTGGGCGCAGTCGCTGGCCGGCCAGCTGGAGTCCGGCCGGCTGATCACCTACGACGGCGACGGCCACACCGCCTACGGGCGGCGCAACACCTGCGTGGACGGCGCGGTCAACCGCTACCTGCTGGGCGGCGAGGCGCCGGCGCAAGGGACACGCTGCGCCAAGTAGCGCCCGGTCCGGTCCCGGTGTCCATCAGGTAAGACCCGTACCTCGCCGACGGTCCTGGCGGATAACATGGTGCGCCCCCGCGTGTCCCGCCGTCCCGACAGGAGCGTCCCCGTGCTCGGAGTCAACGACCTGGCGACGTACGTCCTCGGCGCCCTGGTCATCGTCCTGCTGCCCGGCCCGAACTCGCTGTACGTCCTGTCCGTCGCCGCCCGCAAGGGCGTCCGCACCGGCTACCGGGCCGCCGCGGGCGTCTTCATCGGCGACTTCACCCTGATCAGCCTCACCGCCCTCGGCGCCTCCTCGCTGCTGGAGGCCAACCCGGCGGTCTTCGCCGTCGTGAAGTTCGGCGGCGCGGCCTACCTGCTGTGGATCGGCATCGGCATGGTCCGGGCCGCCCGCCAGCTCTGGCGCGAGCGGCGGGCCGCAGCCCACGCGATCGACGCGGTGGAGACCGCCGAGGCACTGCCGGAGAACAGCGAGAACCCGTTCCGCCGGGCGCTGGTGATCAGCCTGCTCAACCCGAAGGCCATCCTCTTCCTGCTCTCCTTCTTCACCCAGTTCGTCGACCCGTCCTACGGCATGCCGGCGCTCTCCTTCGGCCTGCTCGGCGGCATCCTGCAGACCTTCAGCGTCCTCTACCTGTCCCTGCTGATCTTCGCCGGCACCAGCCTCGCGACCGCCTTCCGCCGCCGCAAGCGCCTCTCCGCGGGCCTCACCAGCGGCGTCGCCCTGCTCTTCGCCGGCTTCGCCGCCAAGCTCGCCGTCTCCTCCGCCTGAGCTCCGCAGCCCCCGCGCCCCGGCCGCGGTGCGGACCACCTCCGGAAACTGTGTAGACTGGCCCGCGTTGCCGATGCGATCCTCGACCAGTCGGGGAGCCCCGGCAGCGGCGCCGCCTTAGCTCAGTTGGCCAGAGCAACGCACTCGTAATGCGTAGGTCGCGGGTTCGAATCCCGCAGGCGGCTCCACCCAAGTGGCCCGGTCAGATACGTCCTGACCGGGCCACTTCGTCTGTCACCAGCTCGAAGGCCTCCCTGCTGGCCCGGACGCTGGTCTCAGTTCTGGTCTCAGTTCGAGCAGCTACAGCTCATGCACGGGGCAGACGTCCAGGTTGAGGCGTCGTCCTCTGAGCTGGGTGACGAGCGCCTGCGACGGCGCCCAGTCGGCGTTGAGCTGCCGTCCGAGTGTGATGCCCACCACGGAGCGCGCACCGCCCTGCTTGAGCGCATACGCCGCGCTCGCCATAGTCCCACCGGACGTGAACGTGTCATCAAAGAGCAGGATCCGCTTACCCGTTACCTCTCTGCCGGGGGTTACGACGAAGAGGTCTCGAGCGATCTCCTTGCGGCGCGTGTGCGCGCCGTTGGAAGCAGTTTTGGTTAGCACGCCTGTATCCCACTGCTCGTAGAAAGCCGGCGCGACCTTCAGTAGCGAGTCGAGGTGGTCATCACCGCTGCGTGTCTCCGTGTGCGAGGGCACGGTCGTAAGAATCTCGAAGGGGCCGCCATAACGGTCTTCAAGGCAGCTGCGATGCCCGTCGAGGAACTTCCATAAAAGGCACACGAGGGGAGCTGCAAGCCAGCTGGCCGACTGCTCGTTCTTCGCTTTGTAGATCATCCCCTCTAGCCCCGCGTTGAGGGAGTAGCAGATGGGAACTAGCCCATCGAGGTAGACCCCGTAGCTTCGGCACTCATAGCACCGCTGGTAGTGAATCCCAAGAGCGTCGGTCTTGGTCGGTTGGCGGCACAAGGCGCAGATGCCCTCGTCTGTTGGGAGCGCCTGAGGCGTGACATCCTGCACCTTGAGCCATTCCAGCCAGTCATCGACATACCATTTCGAACGATCGTTCGGACGCGTGAACTGCTTGTATGCCAACCCAGCCCCCTAGGCTCTGCCGTGGTGCCCCCGCGGCGGCATCATACGTCGAAAGACAGCTGTCCGGGCTGGTTTTCAGTCTTATCGCGAACTGGCTGTTCGATGATGCCGATAGCCTGATCCGTTGAGGTGATCACGTGGGCTTTACCGCTGTCCACCATCTTGCGCGCCCACTCCTGCTCATCCACGAGGGACCGGAGCAGGAGGACATACTTCCCCTGCTCACTAGCTACTCGGGCCTGCATCTTGGCGCCGGAAGTCCGTGATGCCTCGATGACTACACTCGCCTTGCTGATGCCGGAAGTGACATGATTCCGTCGGGGGAAGGTATCGCGGCCTGGCGATCGGGACGGCCAGAACTGCGAGATAAGTGCTCCGTTCTGTGCTACTTCCTCGGCGAGGCCGACATTTTCCTTGGGATAGCATCGGGTGATGCCAGTCCCAATTACGGCGATTGTCCGCTTTCCTAGGCGGAGCGCTTCTCGATGAGCAGCAGTGTCAACGCCTCGCGCAAGCCCTGAAGCGATGGTGTAGCCACTTGCTCCCAATTCTCGGGACATGCGAGCAGCGCGTGCTAGGCCGATATCGGTTGCATCGCGGGTGCCGACCACCGCTACGGACTTTTGATCCATGCTTGAGGATAGATCTCCTCGGTAAAACAGGAATGGCGGGAGGTCGTGAAGACCCCTCAGGTTTTCCGGGTAATGTTCATCCAGAACCGTGACGAGACTGGCGCCTACCTTGGCTGCCAGGTTCAGTTCTTCTTGGACGCGAGACTCGGCATCGGCGGGGTCCAGGCGGAGGCCTGCTCGGAGTACCGGGAGCGAGCGGCGTGCGGCTTGTGACTCTTCAGGAATTTCTCCACCACAGAGTGAATCCAAATTTCCGGAGAGTGCGCACCGTGCGATCAATGACCAATCAACGCTTGCTCCATCTATGCGAATGGAGCAAAGCATTAGAAGCCTCAGCTGGGCGTCATTGATCATTTCCTTCTCCTTCTACTCAGCGATCAATGTTCGAAGGACGTGCGTGTTCCTGGGGCGAGACTAGCGGGTAACTCCGACAGCCACGAGGCTACTGGAGCCTGGGCCTGCGACACGTGGTTTCATCGCGTCTGTCCTGCCAAAGTGTCTTGGGGCATGGCAGTTGAGCTGCCAGGGCGAGGCCATGAAGCCGCCCCGCCCCGGCGCTACCGC
This genomic window from Streptomyces sp. TLI_235 contains:
- a CDS encoding DNA processing protein yields the protein MINDAQLRLLMLCSIRIDGASVDWSLIARCALSGNLDSLCGGEIPEESQAARRSLPVLRAGLRLDPADAESRVQEELNLAAKVGASLVTVLDEHYPENLRGLHDLPPFLFYRGDLSSSMDQKSVAVVGTRDATDIGLARAARMSRELGASGYTIASGLARGVDTAAHREALRLGKRTIAVIGTGITRCYPKENVGLAEEVAQNGALISQFWPSRSPGRDTFPRRNHVTSGISKASVVIEASRTSGAKMQARVASEQGKYVLLLRSLVDEQEWARKMVDSGKAHVITSTDQAIGIIEQPVRDKTENQPGQLSFDV